Genomic DNA from Nonomuraea rubra:
TCCGGCTGCCCGCGGCGGCGCTCGCCTTCGCGGCGGCAGCCGGGACGTGGGGGCTCGGCCTGGTGCTGCTGACGTGCCCACTGTGGTGGCGGTTCCCCGGCCTGCCCGCGGCGCCGGAGAGCTGGCCGGGCGCGCTGCTGCTGGGCGTGCTCGGGCTGGGGCTGCTGCTGCTGGCGCCCTGGGCCGTGCACGTCGCGCTGCTGCCGGAGCGGATGCTGGCGCGTACGCTGCTCGGCCCGCCCCCCGCCCAGGCCCGCATCCGTACGCTGGAGGAGACCAGAGCGCTGGCCGTGGAGGACGCCGCCGCCGCGCTGCGCCGCGTGGAGCGCGACCTGCACGACGGGACGGCGGCCAGGCTGACGGCGCTGGCCATGAGCCTCAGCATGGCCAAGGAGGAGCTGGACGAGGCCGGCGACCCCGTACGCCTGGAACGCGCCCGCGCGCTGATCGACGGCGCCCACCGCGGCGCCAAGGAGACCCTGTCGGAGCTGACCGACCTGATCCGCGGCATCCACCCGCCCGCCCTGGACAAGGGCTTGGAGGTGGCCCTGGCCACGCTCGCCGCCCGCAGCCCGCTGCCCGTGGACCTGGACGCGGAGCTGGCCGAGCGGCCCTCGCCCGCCGTCGAGACGATCGCGTTCTTCTGCGCCGCCGAGCTGCTCGCCAACGTGGCCAAGCACAGCGGCGCCCGGCAGGCGGCGATCCGGCTGCGCGCGGAGGACGGGCGGCTGCGCCTGCGGGTGTGGGACGACGGCGAGGGCGGCGCCGTCGTGGCGGACGGCGGCCCGGCCACCGGGTCGGGGCTGCGCGGCCTGACCGGCCGCGTACGGGTGGTGGACGGCGAGCTCGCGATCCACAGCCCCGCCGGAGGCCCTACGGTGGTCACCGTCGACCTGCCCCTGCGTGCCTGAACGGACGGCCCATGCGCATCGTGATCGCCGAGGACGCCGTGGTGCTCCGCGACGGCCTGTGCCTGCTGCTCACCACGCGCGGCCACGAGGTGGCGGCCGCCGTGGGCGACGGTGACGCGCTGGTGGCGGCCGTGGCCGAGCACCGCCCCGACGTGGCGGTCGTGGACGTGCGCATGCCGCCCACCCACACCGACGAGGGGCTGCGGGCCGCGATCCGGGTCCGCCGCGACCGTCCAGGGCTGGGCCTGCTGGTGTTCTCGCAGTACATCGAGACCCGCTACGCCGCCGAGCTGCTCGCCGGCGGCGCGCGGGGGATCGGTTACCTGCTCAAGGAGCGCGTGGCCGACGTCAGGGACTTCCTGTCGGCGCTCGACCGCATCGCGGCGGGGGAGACGGTGCTCGACCCCGAGGTCGTCACCCAGCTCATGGGCGCCAGCCGCCGCGGCGACGCGCTGGCGCTGCTCACGCCGAGGGAGCGCGAGGTGCTGGCCATGATGGCGCAGGGCCGCTCCAACAGCGCCATCGCCGAGACCCTGTTCCTGTCGTACGGGTCGGTGGAGAAGCACGTCACGCAGATCTTCACCAAGCTCGGCCTGGCCCCGTCCGACAACGACCACCGTCGCGTGCTGGCCGTCCTGCGCTACCTCCAGGGGTGATCAGGTCAGCGCGGCGGCGACGCGCTCGCGCAGCGCGGCGTCGTGCCCGGCGTCCGTGCACAGCGTCACGGCGAGCCCGTCGCGGGAGGCGTCGGCGAGCACGGTCAGCAGCGTGGCGAGCTGCTCGCCGGGCTCGTCGGCCAGCAGCTCCTCGGCGTGGCCGACGACGAGCTCGACGGCGCCGGTGTCGCGCAGGCAGTCGGTGAGCGCGTCCCAGTTGCGGCCGAAGTAGGCCGGGAATCGCAGGGCCCG
This window encodes:
- a CDS encoding barstar family protein, which produces MTSAPRPLPAWLTVSTGQVVDGRACRTRAAFFEEVARALRFPAYFGRNWDALTDCLRDTGAVELVVGHAEELLADEPGEQLATLLTVLADASRDGLAVTLCTDAGHDAALRERVAAALT
- a CDS encoding sensor histidine kinase, translating into MRIWRELGYTLTVPLMAALGLTHLLIVLIALVASTYVIGLPLLGGCVVAARRLGAANRGLARALAGTEVPAPAPYRPGRGPLNRLGTALGDVAGWRAIIHSVVRLPAAALAFAAAAGTWGLGLVLLTCPLWWRFPGLPAAPESWPGALLLGVLGLGLLLLAPWAVHVALLPERMLARTLLGPPPAQARIRTLEETRALAVEDAAAALRRVERDLHDGTAARLTALAMSLSMAKEELDEAGDPVRLERARALIDGAHRGAKETLSELTDLIRGIHPPALDKGLEVALATLAARSPLPVDLDAELAERPSPAVETIAFFCAAELLANVAKHSGARQAAIRLRAEDGRLRLRVWDDGEGGAVVADGGPATGSGLRGLTGRVRVVDGELAIHSPAGGPTVVTVDLPLRA
- a CDS encoding LuxR C-terminal-related transcriptional regulator — encoded protein: MRIVIAEDAVVLRDGLCLLLTTRGHEVAAAVGDGDALVAAVAEHRPDVAVVDVRMPPTHTDEGLRAAIRVRRDRPGLGLLVFSQYIETRYAAELLAGGARGIGYLLKERVADVRDFLSALDRIAAGETVLDPEVVTQLMGASRRGDALALLTPREREVLAMMAQGRSNSAIAETLFLSYGSVEKHVTQIFTKLGLAPSDNDHRRVLAVLRYLQG